From the Mycobacterium sp. DL592 genome, the window GCAGCGTGCTGCCGACCCTCGACAGCCTCGCCACCGGTTCGCCGCTGCAGATCTACGCCGAGCTGACCCTCGACGTCGCGTTCAGCATCGTCGTGGCCGACGGCGTCCGCGCCGAGAGCGTGCGCACCGTGGCAGCCTTCCCGGTGGCCGCCGCCCAGGTGCGGCGATGGCTGGCCGACAACCTGCCGGGCGCGCAGGTCGTTCCGGCCAACTCCAACGCCGCCGCGGCCCAGGACGTGGCCGCCGGCCGTGCCGACGCCGGTGTCAGCACCGCGCTGGCCGCCCAGCGGTTCGGCCTGTCCACCCTGGCCGACGGCGTCGTCGACGAGCCCAACGCCCGAACCCGGTTCGTCCTCGTCGGGACCCCGGGCCCACCGCCGGCCCGCACCGGAGCGGACCGGACGTCGGTGGTCCTGAGCATCGACAGCGCCCCGGGCGCGCTGGTGTCGGCGATGAACGAGTTCGGAATCCGCGACATCGACCTCACCCGCATCGAGTCCCGGCCGACTCGCACCGAACTGGGCACCTACATCTTCTTCCTGGACTGTGTCGGACACATCGACGACAGCGCGGTGGCCGAGGCGCTCAAAGCTCTGCACCGGCGCTGCGCCGGCGTGCGTTTCCTCGGCTCCTGGCCGACCGAGTCCGCCGCCGGAGCGGTGCCGCCGCAGCTCGACGACTCCGACCGCTGGCTGGCACGGCTGCGTCAGGGAGACCCGACATGAGCGGACGGCTGATCCTGGTCCGTCACGGCCAGTCCCACGCCAACGTCGAGCGGCGCCTGGACACCCGGCCCCCGGGTGCCGACCTCACCGATCTCGGCCGTGACCAGGCCCGTGCGTTCGCCCGCGACAGTGAGCGGCCGCCCGGCCTGCTGATCCACTCGGTTGCGCTGCGCGCGGCGCAGACCGCCGCCGAGATCGGTGCCGAACTGCGGGTGGCTCCCGCGGAGTTCGAGGGCA encodes:
- the pheA gene encoding prephenate dehydratase, with translation MVRIAFLGPEGTFTEAALLKMIATGVVPGGSDVQPQPEDSTPAALAAVRSGAADFACVPIENSIEGSVLPTLDSLATGSPLQIYAELTLDVAFSIVVADGVRAESVRTVAAFPVAAAQVRRWLADNLPGAQVVPANSNAAAAQDVAAGRADAGVSTALAAQRFGLSTLADGVVDEPNARTRFVLVGTPGPPPARTGADRTSVVLSIDSAPGALVSAMNEFGIRDIDLTRIESRPTRTELGTYIFFLDCVGHIDDSAVAEALKALHRRCAGVRFLGSWPTESAAGAVPPQLDDSDRWLARLRQGDPT